The Neochlamydia sp. S13 genome has a segment encoding these proteins:
- a CDS encoding TerC family protein — MFENTISFWLLFNLAILIFIWLDFKFFHAKEKALSIKTALIATSFWIGLALAFNLGIYWTRGLEDALSFLTGYLIEYSLSIDNLFVFLIIFSYFKVPERYTHKALLWGIWGAIVMRAFFILCGIALIQTFSWVIYLFGAFLIFTGIKLGKTSGAGNSPENNLIIKIFKRYFPLTEGYEGDNFFVKREKKLFATPLFLVLLAIETTDVVFAIDSIPAIMGITQDAMIIYSSNIFAVLGLRSLYFALANMLRLFHYLHYGLAIILIFIGLKMLLSGFLHFPIGVTLSVIFIILVASIGLSFLKNQHKSE, encoded by the coding sequence ATGTTTGAAAACACGATCAGTTTTTGGCTTCTTTTCAATCTTGCCATTCTAATATTTATTTGGTTGGATTTTAAATTCTTTCATGCTAAAGAAAAAGCACTCTCCATAAAGACAGCCCTCATTGCTACAAGTTTTTGGATTGGCCTCGCCCTAGCTTTTAATTTAGGGATCTACTGGACAAGAGGGCTTGAAGATGCCTTAAGTTTTTTAACGGGCTATCTTATTGAATATTCTTTGAGTATAGATAATCTATTTGTTTTTCTCATTATCTTTTCTTATTTTAAAGTTCCCGAGCGCTACACTCATAAAGCTCTTTTATGGGGCATTTGGGGAGCTATCGTTATGAGGGCCTTCTTTATCCTATGCGGTATAGCTCTAATCCAGACTTTTTCATGGGTAATCTATTTATTCGGTGCATTCCTTATCTTTACAGGTATTAAGTTAGGGAAGACTTCAGGTGCGGGTAATTCCCCCGAAAACAACCTAATTATTAAAATTTTTAAACGCTATTTTCCTTTAACAGAAGGCTATGAAGGCGATAATTTCTTTGTAAAAAGAGAGAAAAAACTTTTTGCTACCCCTCTTTTTCTTGTACTTTTAGCTATCGAGACCACTGACGTTGTCTTCGCTATTGATTCCATCCCGGCCATTATGGGTATTACTCAGGATGCAATGATTATTTACTCTTCTAACATTTTTGCAGTTTTAGGGCTGCGCTCCCTTTATTTTGCTCTAGCGAACATGCTACGCCTTTTTCATTATCTTCATTATGGCTTAGCTATCATTTTGATATTTATTGGATTAAAAATGCTGCTTTCAGGGTTTTTACATTTTCCTATTGGGGTGACCTTAAGTGTAATATTCATTATTCTTGTTGCTTCTATTGGATTGTCTTTTTTAAAAAACCAACATAAGAGTGAGTAA
- the proS gene encoding proline--tRNA ligase, which produces MSQAKVQSAITPTREQDYAEWFQQVVKAADMAENSPVRGCMVIKPWGYAIWENIQRQLDERIKKSGHENAYFPLFIPLSYLEKEAEHVEGFAKECAVITHHRLEEKNGRLVPTGELEEPLIVRPTSETIIGESFSRWVESYRDLPLLINQWANVVRWEMRPRIFLRTTEFLWQEGHTVHSTAQEALDETLRMLEMYREFVENVLALPVIIGEKSPGERFPGAVSTYTLEMMMQDRKALQGGTSHYLGQNFAKASNIRFSNKAGQVEYGFTTSWGITTRLIGGMIMCHGDDDGLRMPPRIAAKQIVIIPVVPKPEMEDEVWAYAEKIASSLQEVQYAGRPLSVWIDKRDKRGGEKNWEWIKKGVPLRIEVGPRDIEKQSVIVYRRDKPHKEKLSIQIEQIPTESLRLLEEIQSALYQQAKKFRDGNIRRDIHTFDEMKSFFTPSNLDKPEIHGGFVLAKWCGEEGTEKMLDELKVSIRCLPMHQSGTQGHCILTGKPATLDAIFAKSY; this is translated from the coding sequence ATGTCTCAAGCTAAAGTCCAAAGCGCCATTACTCCTACACGCGAACAAGATTATGCCGAATGGTTTCAGCAGGTAGTTAAAGCAGCTGATATGGCCGAGAATTCTCCTGTCAGAGGGTGTATGGTTATCAAGCCGTGGGGTTATGCAATTTGGGAGAATATCCAACGCCAGCTTGACGAGCGCATTAAAAAAAGCGGGCACGAAAATGCTTATTTTCCTCTCTTTATACCCTTAAGCTATTTAGAAAAAGAAGCTGAGCATGTAGAAGGATTTGCTAAAGAATGTGCTGTTATTACTCATCATCGTTTAGAAGAGAAAAATGGTCGTTTAGTTCCTACCGGAGAATTAGAAGAACCGCTTATTGTTCGCCCTACTTCAGAAACAATTATTGGAGAGTCTTTTTCACGTTGGGTAGAATCTTATAGGGATCTACCTTTGCTAATTAACCAATGGGCGAACGTGGTACGTTGGGAAATGCGTCCCCGCATATTTTTGCGCACTACCGAATTTTTATGGCAAGAAGGGCATACTGTACATTCTACCGCCCAAGAGGCTTTAGATGAAACCCTGCGGATGCTAGAAATGTATAGAGAATTTGTAGAAAACGTTCTGGCTCTTCCTGTTATCATAGGAGAAAAATCTCCCGGTGAGCGGTTTCCGGGAGCTGTAAGCACCTACACTCTTGAAATGATGATGCAGGATCGTAAAGCATTACAAGGGGGAACTTCGCATTATTTAGGGCAAAATTTTGCTAAAGCTTCTAATATACGCTTTAGCAACAAAGCAGGGCAGGTGGAGTATGGGTTTACAACTTCATGGGGAATTACTACTCGTCTGATTGGGGGTATGATTATGTGCCATGGCGACGATGATGGCCTAAGAATGCCTCCACGTATAGCAGCAAAGCAAATTGTAATCATTCCTGTAGTCCCGAAACCTGAGATGGAAGATGAAGTGTGGGCCTATGCGGAGAAGATTGCAAGCAGCTTGCAAGAAGTTCAATATGCAGGGAGACCTCTCAGCGTGTGGATTGATAAACGCGACAAACGAGGTGGAGAAAAAAATTGGGAGTGGATTAAAAAAGGAGTGCCTTTGCGCATTGAGGTAGGACCACGCGATATAGAAAAACAATCGGTAATTGTTTATAGAAGAGATAAACCTCATAAAGAAAAACTTTCCATACAAATAGAGCAGATTCCTACTGAAAGTTTAAGGTTATTAGAGGAGATTCAATCGGCCCTCTATCAGCAAGCTAAAAAATTCCGGGATGGAAATATTCGTCGCGATATCCATACTTTTGATGAGATGAAAAGCTTTTTTACTCCCTCTAACCTGGATAAGCCCGAAATTCATGGCGGATTTGTTCTGGCCAAATGGTGTGGAGAAGAGGGAACAGAAAAAATGCTTGATGAATTGAAAGTCTCTATCCGCTGCTTGCCCATGCATCAAAGCGGTACGCAGGGCCATTGCATTTTGACTGGGAAACCTGCTACCTTAGATGCTATATTTGCAAAATCTTATTAA
- a CDS encoding leucine-rich repeat domain-containing protein, which yields MHTNNSIALEHLPNEVLTSILKYCATPSSSNVCRKWRHLLATEVMPSLYRQIVEIHFPPGNVSKHALILDEIYKLDHELLPMQKVKAIFKQTFTLAKSLSPLEFINNPAENKCFTAANYAFYLLNINRLLMWKKLTGGEGYLEQEEIKYLPLAKKGELFKEWIERYGKDIASLQLEGIGLTLLPPEIGQLSQLEELSLNNNQLTTLPAEIGQLSKLTWFLLNDNQLTAVPAEIRQLSQLTNLNLGYNQLTAVPAEIGQLSKLTGLFLNDNQLTAVPAEIGQLSELTWLLLNDNQLSAVPAEIGQLSKLTGLFLNDNQLTAVPAEIGQLSELTWLLLNDNQLTVLPAEIGQLLWLEVLRLSNNQLTTLPAEIGQLSELRKLQLNNNQLTTIPAEIGHLSQLQTLALDNNQIIVIPTAIGQLSELEGLWLSNNQLTVIPAEIGHLSQLQTLALDNNQIIAVPTAIGQLSKLRKLWLSNNQLTAIPAEIGHLSQLQTLTLDNNQIIAVPTAISQLSKLQEFWLSNNQLTTIPAEIGQLSQLTRLYLDHNQLTTIPTEIGQLTELLGLVLNHNKFTSLPAQIGQLSQLRMLNLEHNQLTSVPTEIGQLNELRSFLLNNNQLTVIPPEIGQLSKLQELWLSNNQLTAIPAEIGRLSRLKILDLEGNQLTTVPVEEIRQLFQLENLCLERSQLTPFLRR from the coding sequence ATGCATACTAATAATTCTATTGCCCTTGAGCACTTACCTAATGAAGTACTAACTTCCATTTTGAAATATTGCGCCACACCTTCCTCATCTAATGTGTGTAGAAAATGGCGCCATCTTCTAGCTACTGAAGTCATGCCTTCTCTTTATAGGCAAATAGTTGAAATTCATTTTCCTCCAGGAAATGTTAGCAAGCATGCTCTTATTTTAGATGAAATTTATAAGCTAGACCATGAGCTTCTTCCAATGCAAAAAGTAAAGGCAATCTTTAAGCAAACCTTTACTTTAGCTAAATCTCTATCACCTCTAGAATTTATAAATAACCCTGCAGAAAATAAGTGTTTTACAGCCGCTAATTACGCCTTTTATCTATTAAATATTAATCGCCTTTTAATGTGGAAAAAATTAACTGGTGGAGAGGGATATTTAGAGCAAGAAGAAATCAAGTATTTGCCTTTAGCAAAAAAAGGAGAGCTTTTTAAAGAGTGGATTGAAAGGTATGGCAAAGATATTGCGAGTTTACAGTTAGAAGGAATTGGCTTAACCCTTTTACCCCCAGAAATAGGGCAATTATCGCAGCTGGAAGAGCTTTCGTTAAACAACAACCAGCTTACCACTCTTCCTGCAGAGATTGGGCAGTTGTCTAAGCTAACGTGGTTTTTACTAAACGATAACCAGCTAACGGCTGTTCCTGCCGAAATAAGACAGCTCTCGCAGCTCACAAACCTTAACTTAGGGTACAACCAGCTCACTGCTGTCCCTGCAGAGATAGGGCAGCTTTCTAAGCTAACAGGGCTTTTCTTAAATGATAACCAGCTCACCGCTGTTCCTGCAGAGATTGGGCAGCTGTCTGAGCTAACTTGGCTTTTACTAAACGATAATCAGCTTAGCGCTGTTCCTGCAGAGATAGGGCAGCTTTCTAAGCTAACAGGACTTTTCTTAAATGATAACCAGCTCACCGCTGTTCCTGCAGAGATTGGACAGCTGTCTGAGCTAACTTGGCTTTTACTAAACGATAACCAGCTCACCGTTCTTCCTGCCGAAATAGGACAGCTCCTTTGGCTAGAAGTTCTTAGATTAAGCAACAACCAGCTTACTACTCTTCCTGCAGAGATAGGGCAGCTCTCTGAGCTGCGAAAGCTTCAATTAAACAACAACCAGTTAACCACTATTCCTGCAGAGATAGGGCATTTATCGCAGCTGCAAACTCTTGCCTTAGATAATAATCAGATAATTGTTATTCCTACAGCTATCGGACAGCTTTCCGAGCTGGAAGGGCTTTGGTTAAGCAACAACCAGCTAACCGTTATTCCTGCAGAGATAGGGCATTTATCGCAGCTGCAAACTCTTGCCTTAGATAATAATCAGATAATTGCTGTTCCTACAGCGATAGGGCAGCTTTCCAAGCTGCGAAAGCTTTGGCTAAGCAACAATCAGCTAACCGCTATTCCTGCAGAGATAGGGCATTTATCGCAGCTGCAAACTCTTACCTTAGATAATAATCAGATAATAGCTGTTCCTACAGCGATAAGTCAGCTTTCCAAGCTGCAAGAGTTTTGGTTAAGCAACAACCAGCTAACCACTATTCCTGCAGAGATAGGGCAGCTTTCTCAGCTTACAAGGCTTTACTTAGACCACAACCAGCTAACCACTATTCCTACAGAGATAGGACAGCTTACCGAGCTGCTAGGCCTTGTGTTAAATCACAACAAGTTTACCAGTCTTCCTGCACAAATAGGGCAACTCTCTCAGCTGCGAATGCTTAACTTAGAGCACAACCAGCTTACCAGCGTCCCTACAGAGATAGGGCAGCTTAACGAATTGCGAAGCTTTCTATTAAATAACAACCAGCTAACCGTTATTCCTCCAGAAATCGGGCAGCTTTCCAAGCTGCAAGAGCTTTGGCTAAGCAACAATCAGCTAACCGCTATTCCTGCGGAGATAGGGCGACTCTCTCGTTTGAAAATACTTGACTTAGAGGGCAACCAGCTTACTACTGTTCCTGTAGAAGAGATAAGGCAGCTTTTTCAGCTTGAAAACCTTTGCTTAGAGCGCAGCCAACTTACCCCTTTTCTGCGGAGATAG
- the ltrA gene encoding group II intron reverse transcriptase/maturase has translation MNTAKSYCISKSIVWEAYKRVKANKGAAGVDEESIEEFEKNLKDNLYKLWNRLSSGSYFPPPVKIVAIPKSDGKLRKLGIPTVSDRIAQMVVKLYLEPEIDPHFHPDSYGYRPGKSALEAVGVARQRCWRNDYVIDLDIKGFFDNLDHELVMRAVRKHTESQWILLYIERWLKAPEQDADGKLIKRDRGTPQGGVISPLLANLFLHYALDEWMRKCYPGNPFERYADDIVVHCQTEAQANEIKKAIAERLAQCKLELHPAKTKIVYCKDDERRKRYLNEKFDFLGYTFRARRSKNRYGKLFINFSPAVSNKAKKAITSTMRSWKMHLRSDKKIVDLSRMFNPMIRGWINYYGKYYKSELYQIFNVANRTLARWAERKYKKLRGHSRRAMHWLGGIAKREPQLFAHWKMGAIPATRQ, from the coding sequence ATGAATACAGCAAAGTCGTATTGTATTTCTAAATCCATTGTATGGGAAGCATACAAGAGAGTAAAAGCTAACAAAGGAGCAGCAGGTGTTGACGAAGAGTCTATAGAAGAATTTGAAAAGAATCTTAAAGACAATCTGTATAAACTTTGGAATCGCCTATCGTCGGGGAGCTACTTTCCGCCTCCCGTAAAGATAGTTGCCATACCAAAAAGTGATGGAAAGCTGAGAAAGCTGGGAATACCCACAGTATCAGACAGAATCGCACAGATGGTCGTTAAGCTGTATCTAGAGCCAGAGATTGACCCACATTTTCATCCTGATTCTTATGGGTACAGACCTGGAAAATCAGCGTTAGAAGCCGTAGGAGTCGCTAGACAGAGATGTTGGCGCAACGACTATGTTATTGACCTTGATATCAAAGGATTTTTCGATAATTTAGACCACGAGCTCGTGATGAGAGCCGTAAGGAAACACACCGAAAGCCAATGGATTCTTCTGTATATAGAACGCTGGCTAAAAGCGCCAGAGCAAGATGCAGACGGGAAACTTATAAAAAGAGATAGAGGGACTCCACAAGGGGGTGTAATCAGCCCTTTACTAGCCAATCTATTTCTTCATTATGCCTTAGACGAATGGATGAGGAAATGCTATCCAGGTAATCCATTCGAGCGTTATGCTGATGATATAGTGGTTCACTGTCAAACGGAAGCGCAAGCCAACGAAATAAAGAAAGCTATTGCAGAACGCTTAGCTCAATGCAAACTGGAGTTGCATCCTGCAAAGACAAAAATCGTCTATTGCAAAGATGATGAACGAAGAAAAAGATACCTAAACGAGAAATTTGATTTTTTGGGATATACTTTTAGAGCCAGAAGATCAAAGAATCGGTATGGAAAGCTCTTCATCAACTTTAGTCCCGCAGTAAGCAATAAAGCAAAGAAAGCAATAACGAGTACGATGAGAAGTTGGAAAATGCATCTGCGCAGTGACAAGAAGATTGTAGATTTATCAAGAATGTTTAACCCCATGATAAGAGGTTGGATCAACTACTATGGTAAATATTACAAATCAGAACTCTATCAAATTTTCAATGTTGCAAACCGTACATTAGCAAGGTGGGCGGAAAGGAAATACAAGAAGTTAAGAGGCCACAGCAGAAGGGCAATGCATTGGTTGGGAGGGATCGCAAAACGAGAACCTCAGCTATTTGCTCACTGGAAAATGGGCGCCATACCTGCGACTAGACAATAG
- the smc gene encoding chromosome segregation protein SMC — translation MQLKKIKLFGFKSFAESTTLEFNEGITAIVGPNGCGKSNIADAFRWVLGEQSAKSMRGHKMNDVIFAGTSTRKALNFAEVAIVLDNSDKTLPIEYTEVAVMRRLHRSGESEYFINGHQVRLKDIHSLLLDSGMGKDAYSIFEQGKIDQVINYTPLERRYIFEEASGILRFLQRKREALRKLEQSDQNLMRVKDIHLEVEKQIIVLEQQAEKARLFKEHKQQLEILEKGIFVIKYDNLQHRCQEIFKKEETQKLLHAEMLTTIEEMKKELQAAKAIQEESELDLRKQQEKLYQTQSEKEIKRREKLSYQERLKETVTKEKRWQHELENMLEKRQMRQAEKVNIQKQQQEREECLQQMLTASQLQRDKVKSMEDELSAVREQYQHAQHKLIKFVQAENEIESNLKQNNVRLENHQERREYLLNRQERLNELIKELQSQVIEKKKIVEEVVEIVDNQREILNEQEQQIQVLSAEINVLQSNYISSQSELAEDKARQNVLIRLREDKEGFTASSKHLLQESSNIKSPLYNKIYGLYEYLTPQEGAEKALAQIMKPYAQTLVVHTSQHLKEVIEYAAANKLKDFSLICLDRLTASSLELSPLSPKAKELAQLVGAPVGLKQFLKDCFIVETLEQAEELSESFPEASIWIIDGSYIDRHRVFFSISQGENNVFLREAELKALHKSVEEKELQINNLQTRLKKLKERHAQLQLERNELDKGIRREEMKLVEVNFALQRTQGDLEKALNEVKQLEAENRALELVSEQLLNLLSELKLKYHDAKTTLEIEQKLSTSLHEEVEKRLHLLKSARHEMQEKEAILQEIAEENRKLIHALNVLEVKDLESQQHEEHLLEEIENGQQVKIQLKQSVQEFDSMLEKTEGNLKGLVNLLAEKEQIVAEKKLTLAGMDEQLSRYYHELKQLENELHQTAIQLAHIESSRQSLENELQQRYQITIPEVKALNLPLEKSMEQGEKKIRALRQTIESAGDINMTSIHEFDQHKARYEFLNQQIDDLNGSKQELIQIIAHLEGESRKIFKETFELICQNFKKNFKILFNGGEADLQFTETEDILEAGIEIIAQPPGKQMRSINLLSGGEKCLTALALLFAIFEVKPAPFCILDEIDAPLDDTNVERFVNVVKHFLEKCQFIIITHNKITMSIADVLFGVSMQERGISKLLSLEFSNHTVSASTL, via the coding sequence ATGCAATTAAAAAAGATAAAACTTTTTGGATTTAAGTCATTTGCAGAAAGCACTACTCTTGAATTTAACGAAGGGATTACAGCTATTGTAGGCCCCAATGGTTGTGGAAAATCTAACATTGCTGACGCTTTTCGATGGGTGTTGGGTGAGCAATCTGCTAAGTCTATGCGTGGGCATAAAATGAATGATGTTATTTTTGCTGGTACCTCTACACGTAAAGCTCTTAATTTTGCCGAAGTGGCTATAGTATTGGATAACTCTGACAAGACTTTACCCATTGAATATACAGAAGTAGCTGTTATGCGACGCCTTCACCGCAGTGGGGAATCCGAATACTTTATCAATGGCCATCAAGTACGCCTTAAAGACATCCATAGCCTTTTGCTTGATTCTGGTATGGGGAAAGATGCTTATTCTATCTTTGAGCAAGGGAAAATTGACCAGGTTATTAACTATACTCCTTTAGAAAGGAGGTATATTTTTGAAGAAGCTTCAGGAATCCTTCGTTTTTTGCAACGTAAACGCGAAGCTTTGCGCAAGTTAGAGCAATCCGATCAGAATCTTATGCGAGTTAAGGATATTCATTTAGAAGTTGAAAAGCAAATCATTGTTTTGGAGCAGCAAGCTGAAAAAGCGCGCCTTTTTAAAGAGCACAAGCAACAATTAGAAATTTTGGAAAAAGGCATTTTTGTTATTAAATATGACAACTTACAACATAGATGCCAAGAGATATTTAAAAAAGAAGAGACGCAGAAGTTGTTGCATGCAGAAATGTTAACGACAATAGAAGAAATGAAAAAAGAATTACAAGCAGCCAAAGCTATTCAAGAAGAAAGTGAATTGGATTTACGCAAGCAGCAAGAAAAGCTTTATCAAACTCAAAGTGAAAAAGAAATTAAGAGACGCGAAAAACTTTCCTATCAAGAGCGTTTAAAAGAAACGGTTACAAAAGAAAAGCGCTGGCAGCACGAACTGGAAAATATGTTAGAAAAACGGCAGATGCGACAAGCTGAAAAAGTTAACATACAGAAACAGCAGCAAGAGAGGGAAGAGTGCTTACAACAAATGTTAACAGCTTCGCAACTGCAACGCGATAAAGTTAAAAGTATGGAAGACGAGTTGTCTGCCGTGCGCGAACAATATCAGCATGCTCAGCACAAGTTGATAAAATTTGTGCAAGCTGAAAATGAGATAGAAAGTAATCTTAAGCAAAACAATGTGCGATTAGAGAACCATCAAGAACGCCGAGAATATTTACTGAACCGGCAAGAACGCTTGAATGAGCTAATTAAAGAACTGCAATCTCAAGTTATCGAAAAGAAGAAAATTGTGGAAGAAGTTGTTGAAATTGTAGATAACCAAAGAGAAATTTTAAATGAGCAAGAACAGCAGATTCAGGTATTGAGTGCTGAGATTAATGTCCTTCAATCTAATTATATAAGCTCTCAAAGTGAGCTAGCTGAAGATAAAGCACGCCAGAATGTTCTCATAAGATTGCGCGAAGATAAAGAAGGCTTCACAGCTAGCAGTAAACACCTTTTGCAAGAATCCTCTAATATTAAAAGCCCTTTATACAATAAGATTTATGGCTTATATGAATATCTAACCCCCCAAGAGGGAGCTGAAAAGGCTTTAGCGCAGATCATGAAGCCTTATGCACAAACTTTAGTGGTCCATACATCTCAGCATCTTAAAGAGGTAATAGAATATGCAGCCGCAAATAAGCTAAAAGACTTTTCTTTAATCTGCCTCGATCGTCTTACTGCATCATCCCTCGAGCTATCTCCTCTCTCTCCCAAGGCTAAAGAGTTAGCCCAGCTTGTTGGGGCTCCTGTAGGCTTAAAGCAATTTTTGAAGGACTGTTTTATCGTCGAAACATTAGAGCAGGCTGAAGAGCTTTCTGAAAGTTTCCCTGAAGCTAGCATTTGGATAATAGACGGTTCTTATATCGATAGGCATCGTGTCTTTTTCTCGATTTCTCAAGGGGAAAATAATGTTTTTCTACGTGAAGCTGAACTTAAAGCTTTACATAAAAGCGTAGAGGAAAAAGAGCTGCAAATAAATAATCTTCAGACCAGATTGAAAAAATTAAAAGAAAGACACGCCCAACTTCAATTAGAAAGAAACGAGCTGGATAAGGGTATTCGTCGAGAGGAAATGAAGCTGGTAGAAGTAAACTTTGCTTTACAACGAACACAAGGAGATCTAGAAAAAGCGTTAAATGAAGTTAAGCAGCTTGAAGCCGAAAATAGAGCTCTTGAGCTAGTTAGCGAGCAACTCTTAAACCTTCTTAGCGAACTTAAGTTAAAATATCATGATGCCAAAACAACCTTAGAGATTGAGCAAAAATTATCCACCTCCCTTCATGAAGAAGTAGAGAAAAGATTACATCTTCTTAAAAGTGCCCGTCATGAGATGCAAGAAAAAGAGGCTATTTTACAGGAGATAGCCGAAGAAAATCGCAAGCTTATCCATGCCTTAAATGTATTAGAGGTGAAGGATTTGGAGAGCCAGCAACACGAAGAGCATTTGTTAGAAGAGATTGAAAATGGACAGCAAGTAAAAATACAGCTCAAGCAAAGTGTGCAAGAATTTGATTCCATGCTAGAAAAGACGGAAGGCAATTTGAAAGGATTGGTAAACTTGCTTGCAGAAAAAGAGCAAATAGTTGCAGAAAAAAAATTAACCCTTGCTGGAATGGATGAGCAATTATCTCGGTACTACCATGAGTTAAAACAACTAGAAAATGAGCTGCATCAAACGGCCATTCAGTTAGCTCATATAGAATCTTCCAGACAATCATTAGAGAATGAACTGCAGCAGCGCTATCAAATAACTATCCCTGAAGTTAAAGCTTTAAATCTTCCTTTAGAAAAAAGTATGGAGCAAGGAGAGAAGAAAATTCGTGCTTTACGCCAAACGATAGAGTCTGCAGGTGATATCAATATGACATCTATCCATGAATTTGATCAACATAAAGCTCGTTACGAATTTTTGAATCAACAGATTGATGATTTGAATGGATCTAAACAAGAGCTTATACAAATCATTGCTCATTTAGAAGGAGAAAGTAGAAAGATTTTTAAGGAAACTTTTGAGTTGATTTGCCAGAACTTTAAGAAAAACTTTAAAATTTTATTTAATGGAGGGGAAGCTGATCTTCAATTTACAGAAACAGAAGATATTCTGGAAGCAGGCATAGAAATTATTGCGCAGCCCCCCGGTAAGCAGATGCGTTCGATTAACTTGTTGTCTGGGGGTGAGAAATGCCTAACAGCCTTAGCTTTATTATTTGCTATTTTTGAAGTTAAGCCTGCGCCTTTTTGCATTTTAGATGAAATTGATGCTCCCTTGGATGATACGAATGTGGAAAGATTTGTCAATGTCGTAAAACACTTCTTAGAAAAATGTCAATTTATCATCATTACCCATAATAAAATTACCATGTCGATTGCCGATGTGCTCTTTGGTGTTTCGATGCAAGAACGAGGAATATCTAAACTTCTCTCTCTCGAATTTTCCAATCACACTGTTTCTGCATCTACTTTATAG